A stretch of Prunus dulcis chromosome 6, ALMONDv2, whole genome shotgun sequence DNA encodes these proteins:
- the LOC117633180 gene encoding protein enabled homolog, with amino-acid sequence MDNQRSGPLLSSWQYYCQGKSMEELRHTLLYTTVELEQTRVAVQEELRKRDDQLSHLKDLLNKAIRERDEAQDKCQRLLLEKLLLQQQQQQQQLQLQLQQQQQQQTAPLSGISSIEDEPRRGIDSNNGFSSSDCEESIVSSPVLDPIQPTQLPAGPSVPHQTVELVPEKPLPEKGKLLQAVMKAGPLLSTLLLAGPLPQWRHPPPPLESFEIPPVTIPSPQPPLPTQIIHQDSSLININGCNTNCGIVNRKRAPCDGSDSPSETKFQRVALH; translated from the exons ATGGACAACCAGCGCAGCGGCCCTCTTCTTAGCAGCTGGCAATACTACTGCCAAGGAAAG AGCATGGAAGAGTTGAGGCATACCCTTTTGTACACAACTGTGGAGCTGGAACAAACAAGGGTTGCAGTACAGGAGGAGCTAAGAAAGAGAGATGATCAATTGTCTCATCTCAAAGATCTGCTTAACAAAGCtatcagagagagagatgaagcaCAAGACAAATGCCAAAGACTTCTCCTTGAGAAGCTCCTTCtccaacagcagcagcagcagcaacaactccaactccaactccaacaacagcagcagcagcaaacAGCTCCTCTGTCTGGAATTTCAAGCATTGAAGATGAACCCAGAAGGGGAATTGACTCCAACAATGGCTTTTCTTCCTCAGATTGTGAAGAAAGCATTGTCTCCTCTCCAGTTCTTGACCCAATTCAACCAACCCAGTTGCCAGCAGGACCATCTGTGCCACACCAAACAGTGGAGCTAGTGCCTGAGAAGCCATTGCCTGAAAAAGGCAAGCTTTTGCAGGCAGTCATGAAAGCTGGTCCACTGCTTTCAACCCTTCTCCTGGCTGGACCACTGCCTCAATGGAGacacccaccaccaccacttgAGTCCTTTGAAATTCCCCCTGTGACCATTCCTTCACCACAACCTCCATTGCCCACACAGATCATCCACCAAGACTCCTCCTTGATTAACATTAATGGCTGCAACACCAACTGTGGCATAGTCAACAGGAAAAGAGCCCCCTGTGACGGCTCTGACTCTCCTTCAGAGACCAAGTTCCAAAGGGTTGCTCTTCACTGA